In Drosophila bipectinata strain 14024-0381.07 chromosome 2R, DbipHiC1v2, whole genome shotgun sequence, one genomic interval encodes:
- the LOC138926099 gene encoding uncharacterized protein: MQTTTRVARGNNQVERANRLILAIISKLSSREREKWYQNVAQMQKAMNIRPEDRMLKLLDKEQKAQFTEDRREMRKVAKLIFIKRRKRISEAEKQSTCTDPYKVKNI; this comes from the exons ATGCAAACTACCACTAGAGTTGCACGAGGTAACAATCAAGTGGAGCGTGCTAATCGGCTGATTTTAGCCATTATTTCCAAGTTGTCATCAAGGGAACGTGAGAAGTGGTATCAAAATGTTGCTCAGATGCAGAAGGCAATGAATAT TCGTCCAGAAGATCGTATGCTGAAACTGCTGGATAAAGAGCAGAAGGCCCAGTTCACGGAGGACCGACGCGAGATGCGCAAGGTAGCGAAACTAATATTCATCAAGCGCAGGAAGCGTATAAGCGAAGCCGAAAAGCAGAGCACGTGTACAGA CCCTTACAAGGTAAAAAACATTTAG